From one Macrobrachium nipponense isolate FS-2020 chromosome 37, ASM1510439v2, whole genome shotgun sequence genomic stretch:
- the LOC135208969 gene encoding peroxisomal acyl-coenzyme A oxidase 1-like, with product MAYHHAWNNCAVMLVKCAEAHMRYYVCEKYFDSVETVAMKPELREIMRNLSRLYLIYHITLQPGAFLKSSALTAEEISHLEEEMCSLLASLRPQAVSIVDSFDFDDDQLKSTLGAWDGNVYQRIYDEAMKSPLNKKDVPDAFHKYLRPLMKSTLRSSL from the exons ATGGCCTACCACCACGCCTGGAACAACTGCGCTGTCATGCTCGTGAAATGTGCCGAG GCGCACATGAGGTACTACGTGTGTGAGAAATACTTTGACAGCGTCGAAACTGTAGCCATGAAGCCAGAACTCCGAGAGATCATGAGAAATCTGAGTCGTTTGTATCTGATTTACCACATCACTCTGCAACCCGGCGCTTTTCTGAAG AGCAGTGCCTTGACTGCAGAGGAGATCAGTcatctggaagaggaaatgtgcaGCCTGTTGGCGTCCTTGAGACCACAGGCTGTTTCCATTGTCGACTCATTCGATTTTGACGATGACCAGTTGAAGTCGACCCTGGGCGCTTGGGATGGAAATGTTTATCAAAG AATCTATGATGAAGCCATGAAGAGCCCACTGAACAAGAAGGACGTGCCCGATGCGTTCCATAAATACCTGAGGCCGCTCATGAAATCTACCTTGAGATCGAGCTTGTAA